The Montipora capricornis isolate CH-2021 chromosome 3, ASM3666992v2, whole genome shotgun sequence genome window below encodes:
- the LOC138042816 gene encoding copine-1-like isoform X2: MALKEEKRKSTPCLRNHQVAAEEHAKALNFNSRDGRMVQNHGTFKKNAFQKKRKIELFVECTDLVLLDSCTKSDPMCVLYVKRLGQWMEYGRTESIPNCFHPKFVETFIIEANKTVNPRLRFSIFDLANFTSKDLRKHDFIGSLEIELETLLESEKNSLIRTLRLPGDIKSRGYIHVYVEDVVETRSNVRLHFGATNLAKKGLLGKCDAFFEVHRWLSKADRFHPIYRSEIVQRTSSPKWAPFEISLQKLCNDNVDGQILLSCWHFSSSGNHSIFGEARLNISCLVNRTVRQVDIVNPVKRSKSKRYSNSGTLRILHCHLDKQFSLIDYVRGNCFIRMNEYVQTLEAIGKVLTTFGEDNKIPAYGFGAKATSTGPLPYMFALDSEGAQLELEKIDNVIDAYWKRLEDVSLGGPTYLAPVLQEIAAYAEKEVSQHSQHYTIGLVVVDGIINDVDRLIDKLIDVGHLPLSIVVVGVGPTDFRLMEELFSKDRGQLRSKEGKTLTRINTDFLSVRRHASSRGINESTVREISANISRQIVTFFKSKEIVPNPPRKWYVKEPWDYCSNTSDLPASRPCSPRMCKISQKVTAKCPTCGSVIEPGAIGKMSVS, translated from the exons ATGGCActaaaagaagagaaaagaaagTCGACGCCATGTTTGAGGAATCACCAAGTAGCTGCTGAAGAGCATGCAAAAGCTCTGAATTTCAACTCTAGAGACGGACGCATGGTACAAAATCATGGCACTTTTAAAAAGAACGCTTTTCAAAAGAAACGCAAAATAGAATTGTTTGTAGAATGCACCGACCTTGTCTTGTTGGATTCATGTACCAAAAGTGACCCAATGTGTGTGTTGTATGTCAAAAGGCTTGGCCAATGGATGGAATACGGAAGAACGGAATCCATACCAAACTGTTTTCATCCAAAG TTTGTAGAAACGTTCATAATTGAGGCCAACAAAACAGTGAACCCAAGACTTCGCTTTTCAATTTTCGATCTTGCTAACTTCACTTCAAAGGACCTTCGTAAACACGACTTTATTGGTTCGTTGGAAATTGAACTTGAAACACTTTTAGAGTCGGAGAAAAATTCTTTGATAAGGACATTACGCCTTCCAGGTGATATCAAGTCACGCGGCTATATTCACGTCTACGTGGAAGATGTTGTCGAAACCAGGAGCAATGTAAGACTTCATTTCGGAGCAACTAATCTGGCGAAGAAAGGGCTTCTTGGAAAGTGCGATGCATTCTTTGAAGTCCATCGTTGGCTTTCCAAGGCTGATCGTTTTCACCCGATTTATAGATCGGAAATCGTTCAAAGAACTTCGTCTCCAAA ATGGGCTCCATTCGAAATCAGCTTACAGAAGCTATGTAACGATAATGTTGATGGACAGATTTTATTATCTTGCTGGCATTTCTCAAGCAGTGGTAACCACTCCATATTCGGAGAGGCCAGATTGAACATAAGTTGTCTTGTCAACAG AACCGTTAGGCAAGTGGATATAGTGAATCCAGTAAAACGGAGTAAAAGTAAGCGATATTCCAACTCAGGGACACTGCGCATTCTCCACTGTCACTTGGACAAACAATTCAGTCTCATCGATTACGTCAGAGGAAACTGCTTCATCAGAATG AACGAGTACGTGCAGACCCTAGAGGCTATCGGGAAGGTATTAACAACCTTTGGAGAAGATAATAAAATCCCAGCTTATGGTTTTGGAGCAAAGGCTACCTCAACTGGCCCACTTCCTTATATGTTTGCTCTGGATAGTGAAGGAGCACAACTAGAATTGGAGAAAATTGAT AATGTTATTGATGCCTACTGGAAGCGACTGGAAGATGTCAGCCTAGGGGGACCAACTTATCTTGCGCCTGTCTTACAAGAGATAGCGGCATACGCCGAAAAGGAAGTATCCCAGCATTCTCAGCACTACACAATAggacttgttgttgttgatggcaTAATAAACGATGTTGACAGATTGATTGATAAGTTGATAGACGTTGGACATTTACCGCTTTCTATCGTTGTTGTGGGTGTTGGACCAACAGATTTTCGCTTAATG GAGGAATTGTTTTCAAAAGATAGAGGGCAACTTAGATCAAAGGAAGGAAAGACCCTTACACGCATCAACACGGATTTTTTGTCAGTACGAAGACACGCTTCCAGTCGAGGGATCAACGAGTCAACG GTTCGCGAGATCTCCGCAAACATCTCTCGGCAGATTGTGACATTTtttaaatcaaaagaaatcgTTCCAAACCCTCCAAGAAAATGGTATGTTAAAGAACCTTGGGACTACTGCAGTAACACATCGGATTTGCCAGCGAGTAGACCCTGCTCTCCGCGCATGTGCAAGATATCTCAAAAGGTCACAGCGAAGTGTCCCACATGTGGCTCCGTTATAGAACCTGGTGCGATCGGCAAGATGTCCGTCTCCTGA
- the LOC138042816 gene encoding copine-1-like isoform X1 — MALKEEKRKSTPCLRNHQVAAEEHAKALNFNSRDGRMVQNHGTFKKNAFQKKRKIELFVECTDLVLLDSCTKSDPMCVLYVKRLGQWMEYGRTESIPNCFHPKFVETFIIEANKTVNPRLRFSIFDLANFTSKDLRKHDFIGSLEIELETLLESEKNSLIRTLRLPGDIKSRGYIHVYVEDVVETRSNVRLHFGATNLAKKGLLGKCDAFFEVHRWLSKADRFHPIYRSEIVQRTSSPKWAPFEISLQKLCNDNVDGQILLSCWHFSSSGNHSIFGEARLNISCLVNRTVRQVDIVNPVKRSKSKRYSNSGTLRILHCHLDKQFSLIDYVRGNCFIRMVCALDFTMSNGAPLTRDSLHTLDEERNEYVQTLEAIGKVLTTFGEDNKIPAYGFGAKATSTGPLPYMFALDSEGAQLELEKIDNVIDAYWKRLEDVSLGGPTYLAPVLQEIAAYAEKEVSQHSQHYTIGLVVVDGIINDVDRLIDKLIDVGHLPLSIVVVGVGPTDFRLMEELFSKDRGQLRSKEGKTLTRINTDFLSVRRHASSRGINESTVREISANISRQIVTFFKSKEIVPNPPRKWYVKEPWDYCSNTSDLPASRPCSPRMCKISQKVTAKCPTCGSVIEPGAIGKMSVS; from the exons ATGGCActaaaagaagagaaaagaaagTCGACGCCATGTTTGAGGAATCACCAAGTAGCTGCTGAAGAGCATGCAAAAGCTCTGAATTTCAACTCTAGAGACGGACGCATGGTACAAAATCATGGCACTTTTAAAAAGAACGCTTTTCAAAAGAAACGCAAAATAGAATTGTTTGTAGAATGCACCGACCTTGTCTTGTTGGATTCATGTACCAAAAGTGACCCAATGTGTGTGTTGTATGTCAAAAGGCTTGGCCAATGGATGGAATACGGAAGAACGGAATCCATACCAAACTGTTTTCATCCAAAG TTTGTAGAAACGTTCATAATTGAGGCCAACAAAACAGTGAACCCAAGACTTCGCTTTTCAATTTTCGATCTTGCTAACTTCACTTCAAAGGACCTTCGTAAACACGACTTTATTGGTTCGTTGGAAATTGAACTTGAAACACTTTTAGAGTCGGAGAAAAATTCTTTGATAAGGACATTACGCCTTCCAGGTGATATCAAGTCACGCGGCTATATTCACGTCTACGTGGAAGATGTTGTCGAAACCAGGAGCAATGTAAGACTTCATTTCGGAGCAACTAATCTGGCGAAGAAAGGGCTTCTTGGAAAGTGCGATGCATTCTTTGAAGTCCATCGTTGGCTTTCCAAGGCTGATCGTTTTCACCCGATTTATAGATCGGAAATCGTTCAAAGAACTTCGTCTCCAAA ATGGGCTCCATTCGAAATCAGCTTACAGAAGCTATGTAACGATAATGTTGATGGACAGATTTTATTATCTTGCTGGCATTTCTCAAGCAGTGGTAACCACTCCATATTCGGAGAGGCCAGATTGAACATAAGTTGTCTTGTCAACAG AACCGTTAGGCAAGTGGATATAGTGAATCCAGTAAAACGGAGTAAAAGTAAGCGATATTCCAACTCAGGGACACTGCGCATTCTCCACTGTCACTTGGACAAACAATTCAGTCTCATCGATTACGTCAGAGGAAACTGCTTCATCAGAATGGTATGTGCCCTTGATTTCACCATGTCTAACGGGGCACCCTTGACGAGAGATTCCCTGCACACACTGGACGAAGAAAGG AACGAGTACGTGCAGACCCTAGAGGCTATCGGGAAGGTATTAACAACCTTTGGAGAAGATAATAAAATCCCAGCTTATGGTTTTGGAGCAAAGGCTACCTCAACTGGCCCACTTCCTTATATGTTTGCTCTGGATAGTGAAGGAGCACAACTAGAATTGGAGAAAATTGAT AATGTTATTGATGCCTACTGGAAGCGACTGGAAGATGTCAGCCTAGGGGGACCAACTTATCTTGCGCCTGTCTTACAAGAGATAGCGGCATACGCCGAAAAGGAAGTATCCCAGCATTCTCAGCACTACACAATAggacttgttgttgttgatggcaTAATAAACGATGTTGACAGATTGATTGATAAGTTGATAGACGTTGGACATTTACCGCTTTCTATCGTTGTTGTGGGTGTTGGACCAACAGATTTTCGCTTAATG GAGGAATTGTTTTCAAAAGATAGAGGGCAACTTAGATCAAAGGAAGGAAAGACCCTTACACGCATCAACACGGATTTTTTGTCAGTACGAAGACACGCTTCCAGTCGAGGGATCAACGAGTCAACG GTTCGCGAGATCTCCGCAAACATCTCTCGGCAGATTGTGACATTTtttaaatcaaaagaaatcgTTCCAAACCCTCCAAGAAAATGGTATGTTAAAGAACCTTGGGACTACTGCAGTAACACATCGGATTTGCCAGCGAGTAGACCCTGCTCTCCGCGCATGTGCAAGATATCTCAAAAGGTCACAGCGAAGTGTCCCACATGTGGCTCCGTTATAGAACCTGGTGCGATCGGCAAGATGTCCGTCTCCTGA
- the LOC138042822 gene encoding A-kinase-interacting protein 1-like, with product MPSKDEDSWLHCTLCRSGRQGVSTLNKALLRKVEWPPQRNTSLHSMEEPKVYTTIEDAFDTVLQYMNVTSRQCKRYFNCRAKEECNAQDDNHCNRFHQQDYNLVPRRHPLQRMEDVQVEVAPGSYAVSAGRYGAPRQHTHIVRLEPGQTVDLGFSL from the exons ATGCCCTCAAAG GATGAAGATAGTTGGTTGCATTGTACTTTGTGTAGATCAGGAAGACAGGGGGTGTCCACTCTAAATAAGGCTTTGCTGAGGAAAGTTGAGTGGCCACCACAGAGAAACACTTCATTACACTCCATGGAG GAACCAAAAGTTTACACCACCATAGAAGATGCCTTTGACACAGTGTTACAATATATGAATGTTACCAGTAGGCAATGCAAG CGCTATTTTAACTGCAGGGCTAAAGAGGAATGTAATGCCCAGGATGACAACCATTGCAACAGATTCCATCAACAAGATTATAACTTGGTTCCTCGGCGACACCCA CTTCAAAGAATGGAAGATGTGCAAGTAGAAGTAGCCCCTGGCAGTTATGCTGTGTCCGCTGGTCGATATGGTGCCCCTCGGCAACACACCCATATTGTCCGTTTGGAGCCTGGACAGACAGTGGATCTCGGTTTTTCTTTGTAA